A genomic stretch from Halichoerus grypus chromosome 5, mHalGry1.hap1.1, whole genome shotgun sequence includes:
- the TCF24 gene encoding transcription factor 24, producing the protein MDRDGPAGSPLIASNETAPPVAATRDSSPGRAGPGPAGPGGSARPGGGRPAAANAARERSRVQTLRHAFLELQRTLPSVPPDTKLSKLDVLLLATTYIAHLTRSLQDDAEVPADAGLGALRGDGYLHPVKKWPMRSRLYIGATGQFLKHSVSGEKANHGSTTTDSQP; encoded by the exons ATGGACCGCGACGGCCCCGCAGGCAGCCCCCTGATCGCTAGCAACGAGACCGCGCCCCCGGTTGCCGCCACCCGCGACTCGAGCCCCGGCAGGGCCGGGCCAGGACCCGCGGGCCCGGGCGGCAGTGCGCGCCCGGGGGGCGGGAGGCCAGCTGCAGCGAACGCTGCGCGGGAGCGAAGCCGCGTGCAGACTCTGCGGCACGCCTTCCTGGAGCTGCAGCGCACGCTGCCGTCGGTGCCGCCGGACACCAAGCTGTCCAAGCTGGACGTGCTGCTGCTGGCCACCACCTACATTGCTCACCTCACCCGCAGCCTGCAAGACGACGCCGAGGTGCCGGCGGACGCTGGGCTGGGCGCCCTGCGCGGCGACGGCTACCTACACCCTGTCAAG aaatggCCCATGCGATCAAGATTATACATCGGTGCTACTGGTCAGTTTCTGAAGCATTCTGTGTctggagaaaaagcaaatcaTGGCAGTACTACAACAGACTCACAGCCTTAG